The DNA segment CGCGTGCGCGCCCACCGCCACGCCGCGCGCCAGACGCGCGCTGGAAGAAACAACGCCCGTGGGGTGAATGCCCGGAGTCGTCGGAGGCTTCGGCAGCAGCGCGGCTGCGGCGTGAATCAAGGCGAGCTTGGGATGCTTCACCGCGATCGTCGTGCGGCCGGATACCGCGTTTCCTTCCGCCACGAGAATGCAACCCGCAGCAGAGCGGCCGGCACGGACAAGCGCGCGGTCGCCTTCGGCAAAGGTCAAGTCGCCTGCTGCCGCGTTTTCCAGTCCCGCCACGCCGAGGATTTCTCTCGTCCCGTCTCCCTTTAATTTTCCACCGAGCAAACGCGCGATCTCTTCCACCTTCATCTCGTTCTCCTGTTTTTATCGTTCGGAGCAGTCCGACTTTATCGCAGTTCATTCCGTCGAACAAACCGGCCTACAATGAATAACCCCGCAACAAGCTGCGGAGTATCGAGAGGCCCTCGGATGACTTTTCTCCAAGTTGTCACCCCCGAATGTTTTAATCGTGGTTCGACTGTGCTCACCACGACCCTGAGCCACGTCGAATGGGTCGGGGGTCCAGTCCGAAATTCGCCTGGATTTCCGCCGAAGGACGGATCCATCCGAAGCCCTGTGGCGGACCCGCTAAAAGCATGCGGGAATGACGGACTCTGGCAGTGCGGGGAATTGTGCCCAAAGAGATTAAAATATGAAAACGCAAGGCTGTTAAAGCGGAAGAACAAGAAGAGACGGCGAAGGTTCAATTTAATTGGTAATGGTTCAATTTGATTCAACAACATTTCTATGTAGGGGCAGGCCCCTGTGCCTGCCCTTCTTTTTCGGGCGACCACGGGGGGTCGCCCCTACAAAATTTTATCAAACTGAACCACTACCATTTAATTGGATCGCTTGACGGGGGGCATCCGCAACGGAACCCCTTCTTTAGCCAGCTCGGCCTCGTACATCGCGCGAATCTCCGGCGGTTCGTTCTCGTGCTCGAGCATGCTGCCGCCGTCGCGCTCGCTCACCGACGGCAGCCAGGGAACGCCAACGCCGCGGAGACCGCGGCGGAGCGCAAGGTGGCGCGCCGCTTCGCGGCTCGTGGTGAAGTGGTGGTGATACCAGCCCTCGGGCGGTACGAGCAGACTCCCCTTCTTCCAATCGATGCGAACGAATTTCCCTCCCGGCGGCCACATCAAGCTGTACCCCTTGCCGCCGAGGACGATCACCTGCGCTCCCGAGTGGTGGCGGTGCGCCTTTTTATAAGTCCCCGATTTGATCGCCATGATGTGGCCGACCATGGAGTTGCCCGAGAGATGAATGCCGAGACGGCTGAAGCCGACGCCGCGCTCGGGATGATCGTTCAGCGGCACGGCGTAAACGTCCGGGATGAAGTTCACCGCCTTGTCTTCGAGGTCGCTCGGCTTGAACTCGCTGCTGAAGAAATCGCGCTGGCCGCTGAAGCGGTTGGTAAAATCGAACGGCGCGTCGAAGACGAAGTCCGCGGACTTGAAAACGTTGAAGATCAGCGGCGCGTTGTTCACCGCGACAAAGCGCACCGGCTCTGACGACGACCCGTTGAAGTGCTGGTGCCGCGCGTTCAGCGGCGGCGAGAAGAGGCTCCCGGCCTGCCATTCGAGCGTGACCGCCTGCTGGGTCTCGTCGCTCCAGAACTGCGTCGCGCCGCGTCCCTCCAGAATGAGAACTTGCTCTTCGTAAAGGTGCCGCATCGGCCGCAAATTCTTCCCCGGCGGAATCTCCGCGACCATGGCGCCGACAAATCCTTGCGACCCTTCGAGGTGGCAGTAGGAGGCCGGCCCGCCGAGACGCTCCCAATTCGACAGCGGCAGCGCGCGCAAATCTTCGACGCCGTAGCCTGTCGCTACCGGCAGTCCCTCGCCGTCGCACCACTCCAGAAACGGCGATTTTTTTAGCGCTCTTTGTTTCGACAAATCTTCCATGTCACCTCCTAGCAAAATGCACTGTCTCGGACTACACGCGTCTTCATGAAGAAATAGTAAGTTCACCAACAAATCGCAACCATGGTTGAGGGCCAGGCTGCTTACAAAGCCTCAGAGACGAGGCGCGCGAAGGTCCGCGAGCGGAGGCGTACTTACTTCAGTACGTTGACGCCATAGCCCGCCACTGGCGGGCGTTAGACTAACCAGACCGAGCACAACAATTTTCAACGGCCGCCGGTCGGCGGCCTATGGGAGATGGACCTTTGTGGCCGGCCTGCTAGCGTTCTTCGTAGAAGAAGGAGACAAGGGTAAACGTGAGCAGCACAAGACCAAAACCGATGTAGATGCTCTCGGCGGTGGTATCGGTATAAGCCACGTTCAGGAGGTCGCGGGAGAATTGATAGTACCCCCAGTAAAAGACAAATAAATAGGTGGTGAGAAGACAGCACTTCGTTTTGCGCCAGATGATCGCGAGACTCGTTAATCCGATGAAAAGCGCCATCTGCCACGCGGGAATGGGAAGATTA comes from the Candidatus Binatia bacterium genome and includes:
- a CDS encoding ethanolamine ammonia lyase-activating protein → MEDLSKQRALKKSPFLEWCDGEGLPVATGYGVEDLRALPLSNWERLGGPASYCHLEGSQGFVGAMVAEIPPGKNLRPMRHLYEEQVLILEGRGATQFWSDETQQAVTLEWQAGSLFSPPLNARHQHFNGSSSEPVRFVAVNNAPLIFNVFKSADFVFDAPFDFTNRFSGQRDFFSSEFKPSDLEDKAVNFIPDVYAVPLNDHPERGVGFSRLGIHLSGNSMVGHIMAIKSGTYKKAHRHHSGAQVIVLGGKGYSLMWPPGGKFVRIDWKKGSLLVPPEGWYHHHFTTSREAARHLALRRGLRGVGVPWLPSVSERDGGSMLEHENEPPEIRAMYEAELAKEGVPLRMPPVKRSN